Within Paenibacillus sp. RUD330, the genomic segment GCCGCCTTACGCTTGCTTGGCGGCTCCCTCCAGCAGAGCGATCATGTCCGCATTCTCGATGGCCTTGGCATATTCAAGCGGGGTTTCCTCCGCGCTTGGATAGACTTTGTTCGGGTCGGCGCCGGCTGCAAGCAGCAGCTTGGCGATTTCCAGGCTGTCCGCGCCGACAGCCTCGTAGAGGGAATTGTCGCGCTTCGGATCCGCTCCGTACTGCAGCAGCAGCTTCACGACGGCCGGATCGGGGTCATAAGCTACGGACGCTCCGTACTCATCCTCGTCGTACATCGTACGGCTGGCATTTTCCAGCGGGGTGTAGTCCTGGGAAGCATCGCAGTTGCAATCGTTGGCATCCGCGCCGCTCTTGAGAAGCAGCTCCACCATGGAAGGCATGCGCTTGCCGTCCTTGTCCACCGCCGTCGTCGCCGCGATGAGCGGCGGGAAAAAATCGCCCGCATCGTCAGCCTTGACGCTGGCGCCCGCCTTCAGCAGCTCCGTCACGATAGAGGCTCTGCCCAAGAGGATGGCATGCCACAGAACGGAGCCGTAAGCCTTTTCCAGGGCCGGAATATCCGGCTTGTAGCTGAGCAGAAGCTTCACGGTCGCCAGATCCGCCTCTTCCGTCGTCTCCGCATATCCCGTCGCGGTGAACTTGTACGGATAGGAGACGACATCGAACACCGTCACCGTCTGGCCGTTCTCGTCCAGATCGGCGGTCTGGACGGATGCTCCCTG encodes:
- a CDS encoding stalk domain-containing protein — protein: MANKFTRTAGILLASALLATGAAGFAPAASAAKAPISVTLDGALQKYDQSPIMLEGSTMVPLRGIFEGLGAKLTVSGKKITAVKGRKTVVLTIGEKTAVINGQKVTLAQRSVVLKGRTLVPLRFVGEALGAHVSWNASKSLVTITSQTAEELQLELDGYANGYVFKQDIAGLKGLMAEGWKIAQSKAPVLNSVGFRNEEMIRFFLDQGASVQTADLDENGQTVTVFDVVSYPYKFTATGYAETTEEADLATVKLLLSYKPDIPALEKAYGSVLWHAILLGRASIVTELLKAGASVKADDAGDFFPPLIAATTAVDKDGKRMPSMVELLLKSGADANDCNCDASQDYTPLENASRTMYDEDEYGASVAYDPDPAVVKLLLQYGADPKRDNSLYEAVGADSLEIAKLLLAAGADPNKVYPSAEETPLEYAKAIENADMIALLEGAAKQA